A genomic stretch from Pararhizobium sp. IMCC21322 includes:
- a CDS encoding ATP-binding protein yields MTQIPAEELQLDLKPALTRIADALERMAPNAVEPVDFNAADAFVWNARSGVLKPVPRVNRVELNLLKGIEQVRDILLQNTQQFASGYPANNALLWGARGMGKSSVVKAIHAHVNETAASETEKLKFVEIHREDIESLPDLMVLLAQQELRFLLFCDDLSFDTDDTSYKALKAALDGGIEGRPSNLLLYATSNRRHLMPRDMIENERSTAINPSEAVEEKVSLSDRFGLWLGFHKCSQDEYLRMVSGYMEHFELNIDESEWRPAALEWATTRGYRSGRTAWQFIQDMAGKKKVALKP; encoded by the coding sequence ATGACCCAGATTCCGGCCGAAGAACTCCAACTTGACCTGAAACCCGCCCTGACACGCATCGCGGATGCTTTGGAGCGTATGGCGCCAAATGCTGTGGAACCAGTGGACTTTAATGCGGCGGACGCCTTTGTATGGAATGCACGCAGTGGCGTTTTAAAGCCGGTTCCCAGGGTCAACAGGGTCGAGTTGAACCTGTTGAAGGGAATTGAACAGGTCCGCGATATCCTTCTGCAGAACACGCAACAATTTGCATCAGGCTATCCTGCAAACAACGCCCTGTTGTGGGGCGCAAGGGGCATGGGCAAAAGCTCCGTCGTCAAAGCGATCCATGCTCATGTCAACGAAACGGCCGCATCCGAGACTGAAAAGCTGAAATTTGTTGAGATTCACCGCGAGGATATTGAGTCCCTCCCCGATCTCATGGTCTTATTGGCGCAACAAGAACTTCGCTTTCTGCTGTTTTGTGATGATCTGTCCTTCGACACCGATGATACATCCTACAAAGCGCTGAAAGCTGCGCTTGATGGCGGCATTGAAGGTCGCCCGTCAAATCTGCTGCTCTATGCCACGTCAAACCGCAGGCACCTCATGCCACGCGACATGATCGAAAATGAGCGCTCGACTGCCATCAATCCAAGTGAAGCCGTTGAGGAAAAAGTATCGCTGTCAGACCGATTCGGTCTGTGGTTGGGCTTCCATAAATGCAGCCAGGATGAATATCTGCGCATGGTGTCCGGCTATATGGAGCATTTTGAACTCAATATAGACGAATCGGAGTGGCGACCTGCCGCTCTGGAATGGGCCACAACGAGGGGATACCGATCCGGCAGAACCGCATGGCAGTTCATTCAGGATATGGCGGGCAAAAAGAAAGTGGCGCTGAAGCCTTAA
- a CDS encoding Mth938-like domain-containing protein produces the protein MTKDRTSKPETPGTPETGPANDAHDFLRSPGTIITESHFPGRAPIDAYGNGGFRFAEMSHRGGLLALPSGVYGWSASVPEDVTFERLDRVVAEADAIELLFLGMGDTGTFPSKETRVALRDAGIRFEIMSTGAAIRTFNVILGERRPVAAALLPVETVR, from the coding sequence ATGACGAAGGATCGGACGTCAAAGCCCGAGACACCCGGGACACCGGAGACTGGCCCGGCCAATGACGCGCATGATTTCCTCCGTTCGCCCGGAACTATAATAACAGAATCACATTTTCCGGGCCGCGCACCCATTGATGCCTATGGCAATGGCGGCTTTCGCTTTGCCGAAATGTCCCATCGCGGCGGCTTACTGGCTTTGCCCTCGGGTGTTTATGGATGGTCTGCATCCGTTCCTGAAGATGTAACTTTTGAGCGCCTCGACAGGGTTGTGGCGGAAGCTGATGCCATTGAACTCCTGTTCCTTGGTATGGGCGATACAGGCACTTTTCCGTCCAAGGAAACCCGTGTGGCGTTGCGGGATGCTGGCATTCGATTCGAAATCATGTCGACCGGGGCCGCCATTCGAACCTTCAATGTCATTCTGGGGGAAAGGCGGCCGGTTGCGGCGGCTCTGCTGCCGGTTGAGACGGTTCGATGA
- the trmFO gene encoding methylenetetrahydrofolate--tRNA-(uracil(54)-C(5))-methyltransferase (FADH(2)-oxidizing) TrmFO, which produces MTKKAVHIIGGGLAGSEAAWQLARRNVPAVIHEMRPVRGTDAHKTDHLAELVCSNSFRSDDAQNNAVGLLHAELRLADSLIMSCGDANQVPAGGALAVDRDGFSAAVTQKLENEPLITIYRDEVAGLPPEDWDNVIIATGPLTSPALSEAIATLTDTSALAFFDAIAPIAYFESIDMSVAWFQSRYDKVGPGGTGADYINCPMDKEQYYNFINALNEGEKTEFKQWEGTPYFEGCMPIEVMAERGPETPRHGPMKPMGLTNAHNPDVKAYAVVQLRQDNALGTLYNMVGFQTKLKYGAQKDIFRLIPGLENAEFARLGGLHRNTFLNSPVLLDGTLRLKADTRLRFAGQITGCEGYVESASMGLLAGRFAAEEWHGLEKSIPPVTTAFGALLSHITGGHLATEEVPGKRSFQPMNVNFGLFPPVPAVTEIDGRRLRGKEKTIAKRQSICKRALVDFEQWLEDSKPKMAA; this is translated from the coding sequence ATGACGAAGAAGGCGGTTCATATTATTGGCGGCGGGCTGGCAGGCTCTGAAGCTGCATGGCAACTGGCACGGCGCAATGTTCCGGCAGTCATCCATGAAATGCGCCCTGTCCGTGGAACCGATGCCCATAAGACCGATCACCTGGCCGAACTGGTCTGCTCCAACTCCTTCCGGTCAGACGATGCACAGAACAATGCAGTCGGCCTTCTGCACGCGGAGTTGCGGCTGGCAGATTCTCTGATCATGTCCTGTGGCGATGCAAATCAGGTTCCCGCCGGTGGTGCACTGGCAGTGGACCGTGACGGATTTTCAGCCGCCGTAACACAGAAGCTGGAAAACGAACCGCTCATCACAATTTACCGGGATGAAGTCGCAGGCCTTCCGCCGGAAGACTGGGACAATGTCATCATTGCCACCGGCCCCCTCACATCGCCAGCATTGTCTGAAGCAATTGCTACACTGACAGACACTTCCGCTTTGGCATTTTTCGATGCAATTGCACCTATCGCCTATTTTGAAAGCATCGACATGTCAGTGGCGTGGTTCCAGTCCCGCTACGACAAGGTCGGTCCCGGCGGCACGGGTGCGGACTATATCAATTGCCCAATGGACAAAGAACAATACTACAATTTCATCAATGCGTTGAATGAGGGCGAAAAAACCGAATTCAAGCAATGGGAAGGCACACCTTACTTCGAAGGCTGCATGCCGATTGAAGTCATGGCCGAACGCGGACCAGAGACCCCGCGACATGGTCCAATGAAGCCAATGGGCCTCACCAATGCCCATAATCCCGACGTAAAAGCCTATGCAGTTGTGCAACTCCGACAGGATAACGCTTTGGGAACGCTGTATAATATGGTCGGCTTCCAGACAAAGCTGAAATACGGCGCTCAGAAAGACATTTTTCGGCTCATTCCGGGCCTTGAAAACGCTGAATTCGCTCGCCTCGGTGGCCTTCATCGCAATACATTTCTCAACTCGCCTGTCCTTCTGGACGGTACATTGAGATTGAAAGCCGACACACGCCTGCGGTTTGCAGGTCAGATCACCGGCTGCGAAGGCTATGTGGAATCCGCATCAATGGGTCTTTTGGCAGGTCGTTTTGCTGCTGAAGAATGGCATGGGCTGGAGAAGTCCATCCCGCCGGTCACAACCGCATTCGGCGCCTTGTTGTCACATATTACCGGTGGACATCTGGCAACGGAAGAAGTCCCCGGCAAGCGGTCATTTCAGCCAATGAACGTCAATTTCGGCCTGTTTCCGCCTGTCCCGGCAGTCACCGAAATCGACGGTCGCAGATTGCGCGGCAAGGAAAAAACAATCGCCAAGCGTCAGTCGATCTGCAAACGTGCCCTTGTCGACTTTGAACAATGGCTCGAAGATTCCAAACCAAAAATGGCAGCTTAA
- a CDS encoding protein-L-isoaspartate(D-aspartate) O-methyltransferase produces the protein MAGFSDPHSHHLPAFLLRLREMGVTDVQLLKALEKTDRRLYIPDLAKEEMWEDRDHSIGYGQSAGVLSLVAIVVGALKLQRQDKVLDIGVGCGYQTALLARLSRRVYGVERVRPLTRQAEKNLEKDGILNATLYSGDGHIGWPMQAPFNAIVLTAACETVPPVLFDQLADGGRLVAPMDEGHGEEAITLFSKNGTEISSKSIGRGEFPPLVPGRVSDD, from the coding sequence GTGGCCGGGTTTTCAGATCCGCATAGCCATCATTTACCAGCCTTCCTGTTGCGTCTTCGCGAGATGGGCGTGACCGATGTTCAATTGTTGAAGGCGTTGGAGAAGACAGACCGGCGACTTTACATCCCTGATCTTGCCAAGGAAGAGATGTGGGAAGATCGTGACCATTCCATTGGTTACGGCCAAAGCGCCGGGGTTCTGAGCCTGGTTGCCATTGTTGTGGGGGCGCTGAAATTGCAGCGACAGGACAAGGTTTTGGACATTGGTGTTGGATGCGGCTACCAGACTGCTTTACTGGCCAGACTGTCTCGCCGGGTCTATGGCGTGGAACGGGTGCGGCCCTTAACCCGACAAGCTGAAAAAAATCTTGAAAAAGACGGTATTCTGAACGCCACTCTTTACAGTGGAGACGGTCATATAGGCTGGCCAATGCAGGCCCCATTTAATGCGATCGTTCTTACCGCAGCCTGTGAGACCGTGCCGCCTGTCTTGTTCGATCAATTGGCAGATGGCGGCAGGCTGGTTGCGCCGATGGATGAGGGGCATGGTGAGGAAGCCATCACACTGTTCAGTAAAAACGGTACAGAAATCAGCTCTAAATCCATCGGCAGGGGCGAATTTCCGCCACTCGTTCCGGGGCGGGTGAGTGACGACTAA
- a CDS encoding DUF1127 domain-containing protein, giving the protein MQFSSFTESYRNWRQYRKTVGELSRLSRRELDDLGIAPYDIPHVARRSTRG; this is encoded by the coding sequence ATGCAATTCTCTTCTTTCACAGAATCCTACCGCAACTGGCGCCAGTACCGCAAAACCGTTGGCGAATTGTCCCGCCTGTCCCGTCGTGAACTCGACGATCTCGGAATTGCTCCTTACGACATCCCACACGTTGCACGTCGGTCCACACGTGGCTAA
- the uvrA gene encoding excinuclease ABC subunit UvrA yields the protein MISVRGAREHNLKGVDIDLPRDKLIVMTGLSGSGKSSLAFDTIYAEGQRRYVESLSAYARQFLEMMQKPDVDQIDGLSPAISIEQKTTSRNPRSTVGTVTEIYDYMRLLFARVGIPYSPATGLPIESQTISQMVDRILDLPEGTRLFLLAPIVRGRKGEYRKELAELQKKGFLRIKIDGTYYEIADAPVLDKKFKHDIDVVVDRIVVRSDIASRLADSLATALGLADGIAVAEYADTAEGADTPERLIFSEKFACPVSGFTIAEIEPRLFSFNNPFGACPTCDGLGSEKRVSEDMVIPDAELSIAKGAVAPWSRSTSPYYQQTLAAVGKIYGFGLRDKWSKLSAEAQTAVLFGTGKKEITFTYDDGLRSYKTKKPFEGVIPNLERRWRETDSSWSREEIEKYMSSAPCQTCDGYRLKPEALAVKIASKHIAQISELSIRNAMDWFQTLPEDLSDKQNEIAGRILKEICERLAFLNDVGLEYLTLARNSGTLSGGESQRIRLASQIGSGLTGVLYVLDEPSIGLHQRDNDRLLTTLRHLRDLGNTVIVVEHDEEAILTADHVVDVGPMAGIHGGEIVVAGTPQQVMKCKESLTGQYLSGRRSIPLPKTRRKPTKNRKITIKGATGNNLKDVTTSIPLGTFCCITGVSGGGKSTLLLDTLYRAVARHLNGAKALPSPHKAITGLEHLDKVIDIDQSPIGRTPRSNPATYTGAFTPIREWFSGLPEAKIRGYAPGRFSFNVKGGRCEACQGDGVIKIEMHFLPDVYVTCDVCKGKRYNRETLEVQFKGKSIADVLNMTVDEGAVFFAAVPAVRDKMLTLQRVGLGYIKVGQQATTLSGGEAQRVKLAKELSKRSTGRTLYILDEPTTGLHFHDVAKLLEVLHELVDQGNSVAVIEHNLEVIKTADWVIDIGPEGGDGGGEIVAEGTPEQIIKEERSYTGKFLKDLLERRPENGDVMMAAE from the coding sequence ATGATTTCGGTACGCGGAGCCCGCGAACATAATCTGAAAGGCGTGGACATTGATCTGCCCCGGGACAAGCTGATTGTCATGACCGGCTTGTCCGGATCGGGCAAATCCTCACTGGCGTTTGACACTATTTATGCCGAAGGCCAGCGACGCTATGTCGAATCGCTGTCAGCCTATGCACGGCAGTTTCTGGAAATGATGCAGAAGCCTGATGTCGACCAGATTGATGGCCTGTCGCCCGCAATTTCAATTGAGCAGAAAACCACGTCACGCAACCCGCGCTCCACCGTGGGAACTGTCACCGAAATTTACGACTATATGCGGCTTCTGTTTGCCCGGGTCGGTATCCCCTACTCGCCGGCAACCGGATTACCAATTGAAAGCCAGACAATTTCCCAGATGGTGGATCGCATTCTGGATCTGCCAGAGGGAACACGGCTGTTTCTGCTGGCCCCCATTGTACGCGGCCGCAAGGGAGAATACCGCAAGGAACTGGCTGAGTTGCAGAAGAAGGGGTTTCTGCGCATCAAGATAGACGGCACCTATTACGAAATTGCAGATGCACCTGTCTTGGACAAGAAATTCAAACACGACATTGATGTGGTGGTAGACCGCATCGTCGTACGATCAGACATCGCCTCCCGTCTGGCGGATTCACTGGCAACTGCGTTGGGACTGGCAGATGGCATTGCGGTTGCCGAATATGCTGACACAGCAGAAGGTGCAGACACACCAGAACGTCTGATTTTCTCGGAGAAATTTGCCTGCCCGGTCTCCGGCTTTACCATTGCGGAAATCGAGCCACGCCTGTTTTCGTTCAACAATCCGTTTGGGGCCTGCCCGACGTGTGATGGGCTCGGGTCTGAAAAACGTGTCAGCGAAGACATGGTCATTCCCGATGCCGAACTCTCCATTGCCAAAGGCGCGGTTGCGCCTTGGTCGCGCTCAACCTCGCCCTATTACCAACAGACGCTGGCGGCAGTGGGCAAGATTTATGGCTTCGGTCTGCGAGACAAATGGTCAAAACTGTCTGCCGAGGCCCAGACTGCAGTTCTGTTTGGCACCGGGAAGAAAGAAATCACCTTCACTTATGATGATGGACTGCGCTCCTACAAAACGAAAAAACCATTTGAGGGCGTTATTCCCAATCTGGAGCGCCGCTGGCGGGAAACGGATTCCTCATGGTCCCGTGAGGAAATCGAAAAATACATGTCTTCAGCTCCCTGCCAGACATGCGACGGCTACCGGCTGAAACCCGAAGCACTTGCGGTTAAAATCGCCAGCAAGCACATTGCTCAGATCAGCGAACTCTCAATCCGCAACGCTATGGACTGGTTCCAGACACTGCCGGAAGATCTGAGCGATAAGCAGAATGAGATTGCCGGACGTATCCTGAAGGAAATTTGCGAGCGACTGGCATTTTTGAATGATGTCGGCCTGGAATATCTGACCCTGGCGCGGAATTCGGGAACCCTGTCCGGTGGTGAAAGCCAGCGCATCCGCCTGGCCTCGCAAATCGGTTCTGGCCTGACTGGCGTTCTCTATGTTTTGGATGAGCCCTCCATCGGCCTGCACCAAAGAGACAATGACCGGCTTTTGACGACGCTCAGACATCTGCGCGATCTTGGCAATACAGTGATCGTTGTGGAACATGATGAGGAAGCCATTTTGACCGCTGACCACGTGGTCGATGTCGGCCCGATGGCGGGCATTCATGGCGGTGAAATCGTTGTGGCCGGAACACCGCAGCAAGTCATGAAATGCAAGGAGTCTCTGACCGGGCAATATCTGTCCGGACGGCGATCCATTCCTCTGCCAAAAACGCGGCGCAAACCAACAAAGAACCGGAAAATTACGATCAAAGGCGCAACAGGTAACAATCTGAAAGACGTCACCACATCGATTCCGCTGGGTACATTTTGTTGCATCACCGGCGTGTCAGGTGGCGGCAAGTCGACCTTGCTGCTCGATACGCTGTACCGGGCCGTTGCCAGACATCTGAATGGTGCAAAAGCCCTGCCGTCGCCACACAAAGCCATTACCGGACTGGAGCATCTGGACAAGGTCATTGATATCGATCAATCCCCCATTGGCCGCACACCACGTTCCAACCCCGCGACCTATACCGGTGCCTTTACACCAATTCGAGAATGGTTTTCCGGCCTTCCCGAAGCAAAAATCAGAGGCTACGCACCTGGCAGGTTCTCATTCAACGTCAAAGGCGGACGGTGCGAAGCCTGTCAGGGTGATGGTGTCATCAAAATCGAGATGCACTTCCTGCCGGATGTCTATGTCACCTGCGATGTCTGCAAGGGAAAGCGCTATAATCGAGAGACCCTGGAAGTGCAGTTCAAAGGCAAATCCATTGCTGATGTGTTGAACATGACTGTTGATGAAGGCGCTGTGTTTTTCGCCGCAGTGCCTGCCGTCCGCGACAAGATGCTGACACTGCAACGGGTTGGGCTTGGCTATATCAAGGTTGGACAGCAAGCCACAACACTCTCTGGCGGTGAAGCGCAGCGGGTAAAACTGGCAAAGGAGCTGTCAAAACGCTCCACCGGCCGCACACTTTATATTCTGGATGAGCCCACAACCGGCCTGCATTTTCATGACGTCGCCAAATTATTGGAAGTTCTTCATGAACTTGTGGATCAGGGAAATTCAGTCGCCGTCATTGAACACAATCTGGAGGTCATCAAAACCGCAGATTGGGTGATCGACATCGGCCCGGAAGGCGGCGATGGCGGCGGAGAAATTGTGGCGGAAGGTACCCCTGAGCAAATCATAAAGGAAGAGCGGTCTTACACAGGAAAATTCCTGAAAGATTTGCTGGAGCGACGCCCGGAAAATGGCGACGTTATGATGGCTGCTGAATAG
- a CDS encoding peptidoglycan DD-metalloendopeptidase family protein produces the protein MCKSIEFSRSRAGRVISKALFVSFLSGTLVACSNDFSRVSDQDYTAAVSAQRDFLGKPTRQPMPAVPIAGSSSNNVVARQNLRPVQPYPAQQTYASVQPTVDYTRPAADPAYRPTPSNMAKGEYQQAALRQADPITTAAVGQDESGWTRNGGATVTIKPGDTLYAISRRHNVPEQAILNANGLSGPRDIVAGRYLTIPTFVRAQTQQAAARTAQPRLQAFPQQVSRPAQQAAPRVAARAAVVNAVRSVGSAPQPSSKPATQAVLTRPAAVAGGRYRVASGDTLYSIARRHNVNIGTLSAANNMGQSTNIKIGQTLVIPGRGQTTTVATQTVAPNRAAQLAPRNVQTTGSIQPPKTVAVQPVKQVQPVVYTPPKAEQQEQAKQAGAGSLSFRWPVRGRVISTFGDKTNGERNDGINLAVPDGTPVKAAEDGVVIYSGNELKSYGNLVLVRHSGGWVTAYAHNRALSVNRGDQVRRGQEIAQAGATGSVSSPQLRFELRKGSTPVNPLDHLGGV, from the coding sequence ATGTGTAAAAGTATAGAGTTTTCGCGGAGCCGGGCTGGCCGCGTAATTTCCAAGGCCCTATTTGTTTCATTTCTATCGGGCACACTTGTGGCCTGCAGTAATGATTTTTCCAGAGTCTCAGATCAGGACTATACGGCAGCTGTGTCTGCCCAGCGAGACTTTTTGGGTAAGCCGACACGGCAACCAATGCCTGCGGTTCCCATTGCTGGATCTTCTTCCAATAATGTTGTTGCGCGGCAAAATCTGCGGCCTGTTCAGCCTTATCCCGCTCAACAGACATATGCTTCTGTTCAGCCGACGGTTGACTATACCAGACCTGCTGCCGATCCAGCGTACAGGCCCACGCCGTCCAATATGGCAAAGGGCGAGTACCAGCAAGCTGCGCTAAGGCAAGCTGATCCGATAACGACCGCTGCTGTGGGGCAGGATGAATCCGGTTGGACGCGCAATGGTGGCGCAACCGTGACCATCAAGCCTGGCGACACGCTGTATGCAATTTCGCGGCGTCACAATGTGCCTGAGCAAGCCATTCTCAATGCAAATGGATTGTCTGGCCCACGTGATATTGTCGCCGGCCGTTATCTCACAATTCCAACCTTTGTGCGGGCTCAGACGCAACAAGCCGCTGCCAGAACCGCTCAACCGCGATTGCAAGCATTCCCTCAGCAGGTTTCAAGGCCTGCGCAGCAAGCTGCGCCCCGGGTGGCTGCGCGTGCAGCCGTGGTTAATGCAGTTCGATCCGTTGGCAGCGCGCCACAACCTTCTTCCAAACCTGCAACTCAGGCTGTCTTGACCAGACCAGCGGCAGTTGCCGGCGGCCGTTATCGGGTTGCTTCCGGCGACACGCTTTACAGCATTGCGCGCCGCCATAACGTAAATATTGGTACGCTTTCTGCGGCGAATAATATGGGTCAGTCGACCAATATCAAGATTGGCCAAACCCTTGTTATTCCTGGCCGTGGCCAAACAACAACGGTCGCGACGCAAACAGTTGCTCCCAACAGAGCAGCTCAGCTGGCACCTCGGAATGTGCAGACAACAGGCTCAATCCAGCCGCCAAAAACAGTTGCCGTTCAGCCGGTGAAGCAGGTTCAGCCGGTTGTGTACACACCGCCTAAGGCCGAGCAGCAGGAGCAAGCCAAACAGGCCGGTGCAGGCAGCCTGTCATTTCGCTGGCCGGTTCGTGGGCGCGTCATCTCTACGTTTGGTGACAAAACCAATGGCGAAAGAAATGATGGTATCAACTTGGCTGTACCCGACGGAACACCCGTTAAAGCAGCCGAAGACGGTGTTGTAATTTACTCCGGGAACGAGTTGAAAAGTTACGGTAATCTTGTGCTTGTACGGCACTCGGGTGGTTGGGTGACGGCTTACGCTCACAACCGGGCCTTGAGCGTTAACAGAGGCGATCAGGTTCGTCGCGGTCAGGAAATTGCTCAGGCAGGTGCCACAGGCTCTGTGAGTTCTCCACAACTGCGCTTTGAACTTCGCAAAGGATCGACCCCGGTCAATCCTTTGGACCATTTGGGCGGCGTTTGA
- the surE gene encoding 5'/3'-nucleotidase SurE, with protein sequence MRILVTNDDGINAPGLVVLREIAEALSSEVWVVAPETDQSGLSHSLTLNDPLRLRRVEERVFALRGTPTDCVIMGVREVMKEAPDLILSGVNSGHNISDDVTYSGTIAAAMEGTMLRVPSIALSQGYDWDSGAEIPWNVARVHAPDLVRKVIDKGIEPGILININFPSCAADDVAGVQITRQGALTHGLFLDKRDDGRMNPYYWLTYRRQPQNVIAGTDMDALQQNYISITPLKLDLTADEAMKRYSDLAE encoded by the coding sequence ATGCGCATACTGGTAACCAATGATGACGGGATCAACGCACCAGGTCTTGTGGTGTTGCGGGAAATTGCAGAGGCTTTGTCCTCTGAAGTTTGGGTCGTGGCGCCCGAGACGGATCAAAGTGGATTGTCCCATTCTCTGACACTCAATGATCCATTGCGTCTGCGCCGGGTTGAAGAGCGGGTTTTTGCCTTGCGCGGCACGCCAACCGATTGCGTGATCATGGGTGTGCGCGAAGTTATGAAAGAAGCGCCAGACCTTATTTTGTCAGGCGTCAATTCGGGTCACAATATTTCAGATGATGTGACGTATTCCGGTACCATTGCCGCAGCCATGGAAGGCACCATGCTGCGTGTACCCAGCATTGCGCTCAGCCAGGGCTATGACTGGGATTCGGGAGCCGAGATTCCCTGGAATGTGGCACGTGTTCACGCGCCGGACCTTGTACGTAAAGTGATTGACAAAGGAATTGAGCCGGGCATTTTGATCAATATCAACTTTCCCAGCTGTGCTGCAGACGATGTTGCCGGCGTGCAAATTACGCGTCAGGGTGCCTTGACCCACGGACTGTTTCTCGACAAGCGCGATGATGGGCGCATGAACCCCTATTATTGGCTGACCTATCGCAGGCAACCGCAAAATGTGATTGCCGGAACAGATATGGATGCTCTGCAGCAGAACTATATCTCGATTACACCGCTGAAGCTGGATCTGACAGCCGATGAGGCAATGAAGCGTTATTCAGATCTAGCGGAATAG
- the yajC gene encoding preprotein translocase subunit YajC, whose product MFVTPAYAQAAGGGAGMITSLLPFVLIFAVMYFLIIRPQRQRMKKHEEMIGAVRRGDTIVTSGGLIGKVIKVIEDGGELQVELAEGVRVRIVRSMVSDVRAKGEPAKDDS is encoded by the coding sequence ATGTTCGTAACGCCCGCATATGCGCAGGCCGCCGGTGGCGGTGCTGGAATGATAACCAGCCTTCTTCCATTCGTACTGATCTTCGCGGTGATGTATTTTTTGATTATCCGGCCACAGCGCCAGCGGATGAAAAAGCACGAAGAAATGATTGGCGCCGTGCGTCGTGGGGATACCATCGTCACCAGTGGTGGTCTGATTGGTAAAGTCATCAAAGTGATTGAAGATGGCGGTGAGTTACAAGTCGAGCTGGCCGAAGGCGTGCGTGTCCGCATCGTTCGCTCAATGGTTTCCGATGTGCGCGCCAAGGGCGAGCCGGCCAAAGACGACAGCTAA
- a CDS encoding squalene/phytoene synthase family protein, which translates to MKPLSAEIDLYNLVRSADPARYFASQFIPAMHRDDVFALHAFDLEIRKIVRTIREPVAGEIRLQWWREVFQGARDAEAAASPLAHLMLDLTQRHSIGPQIWKNYLDGRIFDLYDDAVEDRAAFEAYAGQTEGTVLQLACLILDRGQSTSAAQVSGYLACVLCLWDRVLQPILYSDQPLTSQYVSKISRYLPPEFRDPSGLVANPYLESETVDIERAMSEICIVAESYLEKARAAADAVPPTLRPAFLHATPMASQIAKICQLSQLELPLRKAGSERLIWQLWRSSKRWPCF; encoded by the coding sequence ATGAAGCCGCTTTCGGCTGAGATAGATCTCTACAACCTTGTCCGATCTGCCGACCCGGCGCGCTACTTTGCCAGTCAGTTCATTCCAGCGATGCACCGTGATGATGTCTTTGCATTGCATGCGTTTGATCTGGAAATCCGTAAGATCGTCCGTACCATTCGTGAACCTGTGGCTGGTGAGATTCGCCTGCAATGGTGGCGGGAGGTTTTTCAGGGCGCGCGGGATGCAGAAGCTGCTGCCAGCCCTTTGGCGCACCTCATGCTGGATCTCACACAACGCCATTCCATAGGTCCGCAGATCTGGAAAAATTACCTCGATGGGCGAATATTCGATTTATATGATGACGCGGTTGAAGATCGCGCCGCGTTTGAGGCTTATGCAGGCCAGACGGAAGGAACGGTTCTTCAGCTTGCCTGTCTTATTCTTGACCGTGGACAGTCCACATCGGCTGCACAGGTTTCCGGCTATCTGGCTTGCGTGCTTTGCCTGTGGGACCGTGTCTTGCAGCCAATTCTTTATTCAGATCAGCCTTTAACATCGCAATATGTCAGCAAAATCTCGCGATACCTTCCACCAGAATTTCGGGACCCATCAGGTTTGGTGGCAAATCCTTATCTGGAGTCCGAAACGGTTGATATCGAGCGCGCCATGTCTGAGATTTGCATTGTTGCTGAAAGCTACCTTGAAAAGGCGCGAGCTGCCGCTGACGCCGTGCCGCCAACATTGCGACCGGCATTCTTGCATGCGACCCCAATGGCATCTCAGATAGCGAAGATCTGCCAGCTTTCTCAATTGGAATTGCCATTGAGAAAGGCCGGATCCGAACGTCTTATCTGGCAGCTTTGGCGAAGCTCAAAGCGCTGGCCTTGCTTTTAA